Proteins encoded within one genomic window of Acidobacteriota bacterium:
- a CDS encoding type II toxin-antitoxin system HicB family antitoxin, translating to MNKYGVIIYWSNEEGIYVAEVPELPGCLAHEKSQAEALVNVQEAVQLWIDTANEFGDPIPEPKDEQLIFA from the coding sequence GTGAATAAATATGGAGTGATCATTTATTGGAGCAATGAAGAGGGCATCTATGTCGCTGAAGTTCCTGAGTTGCCTGGTTGTCTGGCTCATGAAAAGAGTCAGGCCGAAGCGCTGGTAAATGTTCAAGAAGCAGTTCAGCTCTGGATTGACACTGCCAATGAATTTGGCGATCCCATTCCAGAGCCGAAAGATGAGCAGTTGATTTTTGCCTGA
- the secA gene encoding preprotein translocase subunit SecA yields MIDKLLTRIFGSANERYLKRIRPLVTVINDLEPDIQKLTDDQLRAQTVKFKERLDAGESLDDLLPEAFATVREASRRTTTMRHFDVQMIGGMVLHQGRIAEMRTGEGKTLVATLPSYLNALTGKGVHVVTVNDYLARRDAEWMGRIHKFLGLSVGVIQSNIDDFTRREAYGADITYGTNNEFGFDYLRDNMKFSIAQCVQREYNFAIVDEVDSILIDEARTPLIIAGASDDSTEKYYIANDIIPRLNGETDFLVDEKTHTATLTEEGIEHAEKLLACGNLYDPANREILHCVNQALRAHTLYKVDKDYIVKDGEVVIVDEHTGRMMTGRRWSDGLHQAVEAKEGVKIEKETQTLATVTLQNYFRMYDKLAGMTGTAETEAPEFAKIYNLDVTIIPTNRAMVRVDNPDLVYRTEAEKWDAAVEEIKELYAKGQPVLVGTASVENSEHLSALLKKVNVPHNVLNAKYHEREAEIVAQAGRKGMVTIATNMAGRGTDILLGGNPEFLAKEILKRQEINPDEATPEQLEPALIEAQAIVAKEHEEVVSLGGLHILGTERHESRRIDNQLRGRAGRQGDPGSSRFYLSLEDDLMRIFGGERVKNLMLRLGMEEGVAIESKMVSKQVERAQKSVEGHNFSIRKHLLEYDDVMNKQRETIYGLRRELISEGVEDRREFINVAEDLLTDIVEEFASEDVHPDEWNLDGLKIKLQDIYGFDLEAHELDFDALSAAELRDEIWKLLKEMYAEKEAAVGSDRMRELERYIMLNVVDAQWKDHLAQLDHLKEGISLRAYGQKDPLVEYKKESRVLFDEMIDRIDEESVRFMFNMRIEVAEQAAENIEVPDEEAPAPTPVPMRRPVRRQPQMVYTKANAGASRAGETAEAKAQPVVKLPKVGRNEPCPCGSGKKYKQCHGA; encoded by the coding sequence ATCATTGATAAGCTTTTGACTCGAATTTTTGGCAGCGCAAACGAACGGTATCTGAAACGAATTCGTCCGCTTGTCACTGTAATCAACGACCTCGAACCTGACATCCAAAAACTCACGGATGACCAGCTCCGGGCGCAAACTGTGAAGTTTAAAGAACGTCTCGATGCGGGTGAATCGCTTGACGATCTGCTTCCAGAAGCCTTTGCCACCGTGCGCGAAGCCTCCCGCCGAACCACCACCATGCGGCATTTCGATGTCCAGATGATTGGTGGCATGGTGTTGCACCAGGGGCGGATTGCGGAAATGCGAACCGGTGAAGGAAAAACCCTGGTTGCCACACTTCCTTCCTACCTCAATGCCCTCACTGGGAAAGGCGTCCATGTCGTGACGGTGAACGATTACCTGGCTCGCCGTGACGCCGAATGGATGGGCCGAATCCATAAATTTCTGGGGCTCTCGGTCGGTGTCATCCAGAGCAATATTGATGACTTCACCCGGCGCGAAGCCTATGGGGCTGACATCACCTATGGGACCAACAACGAATTCGGCTTCGATTACCTGCGCGATAACATGAAGTTCAGTATCGCCCAGTGCGTCCAGCGCGAATACAATTTCGCCATCGTGGACGAAGTGGACTCGATTCTGATTGATGAAGCCCGTACTCCGTTGATCATCGCCGGCGCCTCAGACGATTCGACTGAGAAGTACTATATCGCTAATGACATTATCCCGCGGCTGAATGGTGAAACCGATTTTCTGGTTGATGAAAAAACACATACGGCCACACTGACGGAAGAGGGAATCGAACACGCCGAAAAATTGCTCGCCTGCGGCAACCTCTATGATCCGGCCAATCGTGAAATTCTGCATTGCGTCAACCAGGCCCTGCGCGCGCATACCCTCTATAAAGTTGATAAAGATTACATCGTCAAAGATGGCGAAGTCGTGATTGTTGACGAACATACTGGACGCATGATGACCGGTCGTCGCTGGTCAGATGGATTGCACCAGGCCGTTGAAGCCAAAGAAGGGGTGAAGATTGAAAAAGAAACCCAGACACTGGCCACCGTCACGCTGCAAAACTATTTCCGCATGTATGACAAACTTGCTGGAATGACAGGTACCGCCGAAACAGAAGCTCCTGAATTTGCAAAGATTTACAACCTTGACGTGACAATTATTCCGACCAATCGGGCGATGGTCCGTGTGGATAATCCAGATCTGGTGTATCGCACGGAGGCCGAAAAATGGGATGCTGCGGTGGAAGAAATTAAGGAGTTGTATGCCAAGGGGCAGCCAGTTCTGGTTGGGACGGCATCGGTGGAAAATTCAGAGCATCTGTCAGCCCTGCTCAAAAAAGTCAACGTGCCCCACAATGTGCTCAACGCCAAATACCACGAACGCGAAGCCGAAATCGTGGCCCAGGCTGGCCGGAAGGGGATGGTCACGATTGCCACCAACATGGCCGGTCGTGGAACAGACATTCTGCTGGGTGGAAATCCAGAATTCCTGGCCAAAGAAATTCTGAAACGTCAGGAAATCAATCCAGACGAAGCCACTCCAGAGCAACTTGAACCCGCACTCATTGAAGCTCAAGCCATTGTCGCCAAAGAACATGAGGAAGTTGTCAGCCTCGGCGGCCTCCACATTCTCGGCACCGAACGCCACGAATCACGTCGAATTGACAATCAGCTCCGTGGTCGTGCCGGGCGTCAGGGAGATCCTGGTTCGTCACGATTTTACCTCTCGCTCGAAGATGATCTGATGCGCATCTTCGGTGGCGAACGGGTCAAAAACCTGATGCTTCGCCTGGGAATGGAAGAAGGCGTGGCGATTGAAAGCAAGATGGTTTCCAAACAGGTCGAACGTGCCCAGAAATCAGTTGAAGGTCATAACTTCTCAATCCGCAAGCACTTGCTTGAATATGACGACGTCATGAACAAGCAGCGTGAAACAATTTATGGTTTGCGGCGCGAGTTGATCTCAGAAGGGGTTGAAGACCGACGGGAATTTATCAATGTCGCGGAAGACTTGCTCACCGACATCGTTGAGGAATTTGCCAGTGAGGATGTCCATCCGGATGAATGGAATCTGGATGGTCTCAAGATCAAACTGCAAGATATTTATGGGTTTGACCTTGAAGCGCATGAGCTGGATTTTGATGCGCTTTCAGCCGCTGAACTGCGGGATGAAATCTGGAAATTACTGAAGGAAATGTATGCCGAGAAAGAAGCGGCGGTTGGTTCAGACCGCATGCGGGAACTTGAGCGCTACATTATGCTCAATGTGGTTGATGCCCAGTGGAAAGACCATCTGGCCCAACTTGACCACCTGAAGGAAGGCATCAGCCTGCGCGCCTATGGTCAAAAAGATCCACTCGTGGAATATAAGAAAGAATCACGGGTGCTCTTTGACGAAATGATTGACCGGATTGATGAAGAATCAGTGCGGTTTATGTTCAATATGCGCATCGAAGTCGCCGAACAGGCGGCTGAAAACATTGAGGTTCCGGACGAAGAAGCACCGGCGCCAACGCCAGTTCCGATGCGGCGACCAGTCCGCCGACAACCACAAATGGTCTACACCAAAGCCAACGCTGGCGCCTCCCGAGCTGGGGAAACGGCGGAAGCCAAAGCCCAGCCAGTGGTTAAACTGCCGAAGGTTGGCCGTAACGAGCCCTGTCCGTGCGGCTCAGGCAAGAAATACAAGCAGTGTCATGGGGCTTAA
- a CDS encoding SUMF1/EgtB/PvdO family nonheme iron enzyme: MLLNNRYEVLKELSQGAFGKTFLAEDRNSPSRRKCVVKQLRPDGKCDFQLARERFEREAAVLEHLAEESRQIPNLYAYVVEGGQFYLVQEFVDGPTLAQLVERQGRLSEPVVREIIIKLLDVVEYIHSQNIIHRDIKPDNIILRTRDNLPVLLDFGTVKEVTRLDSVGNPTGSMIGGTSGFMPLEQAAGRPMFVSDIFALGVTAIALLTGKNPGKMTDPRTGNLNWETHAGNISHELVEILNRSTKQLPQDRYLGAKEMQWALNSLIVPVVRPVTAHTVPAKSLPEPTAPATPLVSLTTKTLPPPVLTPMVASKPMKEPSPSKPVTTHILPKPIAAAPVSSPLSPTIAIPPLTPKVAVEPIKKPPRQELAALPQLIKNNLGMEFVLIPAGEFQMGAKQFAPEKPVHKVKISQPFYLGKYQVTQAQWQAVMGSNPSYFKGENLPVETVSWDDCQDFIKKLNGKGEGAYRLPTEAEWEYACRAGTTGDFGGTGKMKEMGWYSENAGGKTHPVGKKKPNEFGVYDMHGNVWEWCEDWYGLYPSGNVTDPKGPDRGSRRVNRGGGWRGTAVGCRSAARGVILPGYRASYLGFRLVRIADR; the protein is encoded by the coding sequence ATGCTGCTCAACAATCGGTATGAGGTTCTTAAGGAATTAAGTCAGGGAGCGTTTGGCAAAACCTTTCTGGCGGAGGACCGCAACAGCCCATCACGGCGCAAATGCGTGGTGAAACAGCTCAGACCAGATGGGAAATGTGATTTTCAGTTGGCGCGGGAACGCTTTGAACGCGAAGCTGCCGTCCTGGAACACTTAGCCGAAGAAAGCCGCCAGATACCGAATTTGTATGCCTACGTGGTTGAAGGCGGGCAGTTTTACCTGGTTCAGGAGTTTGTAGACGGTCCAACATTGGCGCAACTGGTTGAACGGCAAGGTCGTCTCTCAGAACCGGTTGTCCGTGAGATCATCATCAAGTTGCTGGACGTGGTTGAGTACATTCACAGCCAGAACATCATTCATCGGGACATCAAACCAGACAACATCATCCTGCGCACCAGAGACAATCTTCCAGTCCTGCTTGATTTTGGAACTGTCAAAGAAGTCACGCGGCTGGATTCGGTTGGGAATCCAACCGGCTCAATGATTGGAGGAACAAGCGGGTTTATGCCGCTGGAGCAAGCAGCGGGAAGACCAATGTTTGTCAGTGATATTTTTGCTCTTGGGGTAACTGCCATTGCGCTTTTGACCGGGAAAAACCCAGGCAAAATGACTGATCCTCGAACTGGAAATTTAAATTGGGAAACTCATGCTGGAAATATCAGTCACGAACTGGTTGAAATCCTCAATCGAAGCACCAAACAACTCCCTCAGGATCGGTATTTGGGTGCTAAAGAAATGCAATGGGCGCTCAATAGCCTGATTGTGCCAGTTGTCCGACCTGTAACTGCTCATACCGTACCAGCCAAATCTTTGCCAGAACCGACTGCACCTGCGACTCCACTGGTATCGCTGACGACTAAGACACTTCCACCACCAGTTTTAACACCGATGGTGGCATCCAAACCAATGAAGGAGCCATCACCCTCAAAACCGGTTACAACTCATATTCTGCCAAAACCCATTGCTGCTGCACCTGTTAGTTCACCGTTATCACCGACAATTGCAATACCACCTTTAACACCGAAGGTAGCGGTTGAGCCGATTAAGAAACCACCACGTCAAGAACTGGCAGCTCTACCTCAGTTGATTAAAAATAATTTAGGAATGGAATTTGTGTTAATCCCAGCCGGAGAGTTTCAGATGGGAGCAAAACAATTTGCACCTGAAAAACCGGTACATAAAGTGAAAATCAGCCAGCCGTTTTACCTGGGAAAATATCAGGTGACACAAGCGCAGTGGCAAGCGGTGATGGGAAGCAACCCGTCATATTTCAAAGGAGAAAACCTGCCGGTTGAAACGGTGTCGTGGGACGATTGCCAGGATTTCATAAAGAAGTTAAATGGGAAAGGAGAAGGAGCCTACCGGTTGCCAACAGAGGCGGAATGGGAATATGCGTGTCGAGCAGGCACAACGGGGGACTTTGGAGGGACAGGAAAGATGAAAGAAATGGGTTGGTATTCTGAAAATGCGGGAGGAAAAACCCATCCAGTGGGGAAGAAGAAACCAAACGAGTTTGGGGTATACGACATGCACGGGAACGTGTGGGAATGGTGTGAGGATTGGTATGGATTGTACCCGAGTGGGAACGTAACGGATCCGAAAGGTCCTGACAGAGGCTCGCGCCGGGTGAATCGGGGCGGCGGTTGGAGGGGCACCGCTGTTGGCTGCCGGTCAGCGGCTCGCGGCGTCATCCTGCCCGGCTACCGCGCCAGCTACCTGGGCTTCCGTCTCGTGAGGATAGCGGATCGGTAA
- a CDS encoding tetratricopeptide repeat protein, whose translation MMYHGRLSLLAGFVCLALTIMPGFAQENSWEKYHQIGKKAFEQNQFDEAEKALLIAVKESEPFPAPDTRLAQSLTCLAQCYQARGKFPEAEIAYERALTLWKERRGAGHSTVAAVSSNLASLYSTRGKYSEAEKMYSQALAGLESSDKPDIANLANTMNNLAELYRTQSKYTQAEPLYNRAIRLLEEKFGPEDPKVSTPLNNLGTMYIEMSETLEAEKHCKRALAIREKAFGPDHPMVATTLNNLAACYKVRGKTTLAEEYYNRALVTWEKTIGPEHPNIAATLNNLAVLCNAQARFKDSENYSNRAIKLWTKLVGEDHPNTATAMVNLAFAYASQRKLEKAEALYKRALQIQEKAFGPDHPSVAASLEKLAEVYQLEVRYEDAEKAVRRAMTIWEKKFGPEHPNLANDLEIYSRILRQTNRKESADEFALKAQMLRSRQSGSIE comes from the coding sequence ATGATGTACCACGGAAGACTCTCTCTTCTGGCGGGATTTGTGTGTCTTGCCTTGACTATAATGCCTGGGTTTGCTCAGGAAAATTCCTGGGAAAAATACCACCAAATCGGAAAAAAAGCATTTGAACAAAATCAGTTTGATGAAGCTGAAAAAGCGCTTCTGATTGCCGTGAAAGAAAGTGAACCTTTTCCGGCACCTGATACCCGACTGGCCCAAAGCCTGACCTGTCTGGCCCAGTGTTATCAGGCCAGAGGGAAATTTCCAGAAGCGGAAATTGCATATGAACGAGCTTTGACGTTGTGGAAAGAACGGCGTGGGGCGGGGCATTCAACAGTGGCAGCCGTGTCAAGCAATCTGGCCAGTTTGTACAGCACGCGCGGAAAATACAGTGAAGCTGAAAAAATGTACTCGCAGGCTCTGGCGGGTCTTGAATCCAGCGACAAGCCGGACATTGCCAATTTGGCCAACACCATGAACAATCTGGCCGAGCTCTATCGCACCCAGAGCAAGTACACCCAGGCCGAGCCACTTTACAATCGAGCCATTCGACTCCTTGAAGAGAAATTTGGCCCGGAAGATCCAAAGGTTTCCACACCACTCAACAATTTGGGCACCATGTATATTGAGATGAGTGAAACGCTCGAAGCCGAAAAGCACTGCAAACGGGCACTGGCGATTCGGGAAAAGGCATTTGGACCAGACCATCCGATGGTCGCCACCACGCTCAATAATCTGGCTGCCTGCTATAAAGTACGTGGAAAGACAACGTTGGCGGAAGAGTATTATAACCGTGCGCTGGTCACCTGGGAGAAAACAATTGGTCCGGAGCACCCCAATATCGCCGCGACACTCAATAATCTGGCGGTGTTATGCAATGCCCAGGCACGATTTAAAGATTCCGAAAACTATTCCAACCGGGCAATCAAACTGTGGACAAAGCTGGTTGGTGAAGATCATCCCAATACAGCAACGGCGATGGTCAACCTGGCCTTTGCCTATGCCTCACAGCGCAAGCTTGAAAAAGCCGAAGCCTTATACAAACGCGCACTCCAGATTCAGGAAAAAGCGTTTGGGCCTGATCATCCAAGTGTGGCCGCCAGTCTGGAAAAACTTGCCGAAGTGTATCAGCTTGAAGTGAGATATGAGGATGCGGAGAAAGCTGTTCGTCGGGCCATGACGATTTGGGAAAAGAAATTTGGCCCGGAACATCCGAATCTGGCCAATGACTTGGAAATTTATTCCCGAATCCTGCGCCAGACCAACCGCAAGGAAAGTGCGGATGAATTTGCCTTGAAAGCTCAAATGCTCCGGTCACGACAGTCTGGCAGCATTGAGTGA
- a CDS encoding homoserine dehydrogenase, whose product MNSHEERMHVKLALIGLGNIGRRFLELLERKQELLSTRFGLELSVVSVADSSGARHYPDGANLRQLIEMKLAGQRLKDQNEALIDPLDMVRQTEASVLIELSPTNLQTGGTGLSAIRIALERKLHVVTANKGPLVLAFQELVTKAHQQQVRLLFSATVTGGLPTLNVGRRDLSACQIKKFEGIVNSTTDFILTCMSEGETFDQGLKRAQDAGFAEADPTLDVDGWDAANKLVIIANTVLRRPTTLDDLEVVGIRGVTQDEVRAAQERGEVIKLIALAEHTGSDYRFSVKPTSLKKDHPLVQLGNDWQGVIYYTDINGKILAAIDSEDPTPTAAAVLEDLIEICQS is encoded by the coding sequence TTGAATTCACACGAGGAACGCATGCACGTCAAACTGGCACTCATTGGACTTGGAAATATTGGGCGACGCTTTTTGGAGTTGCTCGAACGCAAACAGGAACTGCTGTCAACGCGGTTTGGACTTGAACTTTCAGTGGTCAGCGTGGCTGATAGCAGCGGGGCCAGGCATTACCCGGATGGCGCCAACCTGCGCCAGTTGATTGAGATGAAACTGGCTGGCCAGCGACTCAAAGATCAGAATGAAGCACTCATTGACCCGCTCGATATGGTTCGGCAAACCGAAGCCAGCGTGTTGATTGAACTGTCACCCACCAATTTGCAGACCGGCGGGACAGGGCTTTCTGCGATTCGGATCGCCCTTGAACGAAAACTGCATGTCGTGACCGCCAACAAAGGTCCGCTGGTGCTGGCCTTTCAAGAACTGGTCACAAAAGCCCACCAGCAACAGGTCCGACTGCTCTTTAGTGCGACGGTCACGGGTGGTTTGCCAACCCTGAATGTGGGACGGCGGGATCTAAGTGCCTGTCAAATTAAAAAATTTGAAGGCATCGTCAACTCAACCACGGATTTTATTCTGACCTGTATGTCCGAGGGCGAAACCTTTGACCAGGGGTTGAAACGGGCTCAAGACGCCGGCTTTGCCGAAGCTGACCCAACGCTGGACGTGGATGGCTGGGATGCCGCCAATAAACTGGTCATCATCGCCAACACGGTTTTGCGGCGACCAACCACGTTGGATGATCTGGAAGTAGTGGGCATTCGTGGTGTGACCCAGGACGAGGTTCGCGCCGCTCAGGAACGAGGTGAAGTCATTAAACTGATTGCTCTGGCCGAGCACACCGGTTCAGATTACCGCTTTTCGGTCAAACCAACCTCGCTCAAAAAGGATCATCCGCTGGTTCAATTGGGAAATGACTGGCAGGGAGTGATTTACTACACTGATATCAACGGCAAAATTTTAGCGGCGATTGATTCGGAAGATCCGACACCAACCGCCGCCGCTGTTTTGGAAGATTTGATTGAGATTTGCCAAAGTTAG
- a CDS encoding LysM peptidoglycan-binding domain-containing protein — protein MLNSGTRTRQPKIAPNAPHGGGGPGGFKSAYSTGLNSSPNNLFQESKNASLSPVGRNTRADLPKKPDKPSNQQIRAEWDKHDGIIQKIVAEMNQTFQAKHYDLLPFIPLDWKIIKAMIWVESSGPSWQSRYTGVKPAPAFYGPRPIQFGNSGDPGLSVIRDGAEHSHLISSTELRNELKKPMNAELCIRGGVALVFHYAAIYENTRIIDSQEVRQDTVRKKDTLSKIAARNRTLVEEITQTSKISENTTLQQGQTVWFRPAHREWILNGWKAWWVAVTKYNGGGDPYYLSKVKAAYQAIVSES, from the coding sequence ATGCTCAACTCAGGAACTCGTACCCGACAGCCCAAAATTGCTCCCAACGCACCACATGGTGGTGGTGGCCCCGGCGGATTTAAATCAGCCTATTCAACCGGATTGAATTCCAGCCCAAACAACTTATTTCAGGAATCAAAAAATGCTTCGCTGTCCCCAGTCGGAAGAAATACACGAGCCGATCTCCCCAAAAAACCTGATAAGCCTTCCAACCAGCAAATCAGAGCCGAATGGGACAAACACGACGGCATTATCCAAAAGATTGTTGCTGAAATGAACCAGACCTTTCAGGCAAAACATTATGATCTGTTGCCATTCATTCCGTTGGATTGGAAAATCATCAAAGCCATGATCTGGGTTGAAAGTAGCGGGCCAAGCTGGCAATCACGATATACGGGAGTGAAACCGGCGCCGGCGTTTTATGGACCACGGCCAATACAATTTGGGAATTCAGGTGATCCTGGCCTGAGCGTCATCCGTGACGGAGCAGAGCATTCGCACTTGATTAGTTCAACAGAATTGCGGAATGAGCTCAAAAAACCAATGAATGCTGAATTGTGCATCAGAGGCGGCGTGGCACTGGTATTCCACTATGCGGCGATTTATGAAAATACCAGGATTATTGATAGTCAGGAGGTTCGACAAGATACGGTGCGAAAAAAGGATACATTGTCAAAAATTGCGGCACGAAATCGAACACTGGTCGAAGAAATTACCCAAACCAGCAAAATATCTGAAAACACAACCCTGCAGCAGGGGCAAACCGTATGGTTTCGCCCAGCTCACAGAGAATGGATCTTAAATGGATGGAAAGCGTGGTGGGTGGCTGTCACCAAATATAATGGCGGGGGTGATCCATACTATCTGTCAAAAGTAAAAGCCGCTTATCAGGCAATTGTCAGCGAGTCGTAA
- the aceE gene encoding pyruvate dehydrogenase (acetyl-transferring), homodimeric type translates to MYLDDFKRQLPDSDPQETQEWLDALEQITVTQGKERAQFLLRKLLKKARMMDLGGPIPVQTPYINTISPEQEPPFPGDEQMELRIRRMIRWNAVAMVVRANNLNPGIGGHLSTYASSASLYEVGFNHFFRGKDDGQSGDQVFYQGHAAPGIYARAFLEGRLSESQLDHFRREAIPGTGLSSYPHPRLMPEFWEFPTVSMGIGPLTAIYQARFNRYLHARGLKDTSQSKVWAFLGDGEMDEPESTGALSVAGREKLDNLIFVVNCNLQRLDGPVRGNGKVIQEFESIFRGAGWNVIKVIWSRDWDPIWAKDVDGLFLSRAQAMLDGDFQKLSVESGAYIRRHLFGMDERLLKLVEHLSDDQLEKLRRGGHDYNKLYAAYQAAVNYKGRPTVILAKTIKGWTLGEGLEGRNATHQIKKMNEKELQIFRDLLDLPIPDAKLKDAPFYHPGPKSPEVQYLLDRRQQLGGCVPKRVVRSKPLNLPKKIEYTEFLQKVDQEVSTTMTFVRLLRKLIDDPEIGRRVVLIIPDEARTFGMDFLFKKIGIYAPFGQLYDPVDSNLLFSYRELKDGQILEEGITEAGSMASFTAAGTCYSTHGENLIPFYMYYSMFGFQRTGDQSWAFADARGRGFLIGGTSGRTTLNGEGLQHEDGHSHIQASVIPNILSYDPGFHFEIAVIVREGLRRMMEAQEDVFYYITVHNENYAMPAMPDREGVEEGIIKGLYLFRPSPVERTHRVQLLGSSSIIMQVLRAQEILAEKYDVAADVWSATSYQQLRMEALEVDRWNLHHPEEPKRKPYVTQLLEKASGPIVAASDFVKAWPDMIAPWVPQGFSVLGTDGFGMSDTREVLRRHFEVDAESIAAYALYQLVRQGSIPASVLAQAKNDLGITETDEKGIGHGAD, encoded by the coding sequence ATGTATCTTGATGATTTTAAGCGGCAGCTTCCCGATAGTGATCCGCAAGAGACGCAAGAATGGCTTGACGCGCTTGAGCAGATTACCGTGACGCAGGGTAAAGAACGTGCCCAGTTTCTGCTGCGCAAGCTTTTGAAAAAGGCGCGAATGATGGATTTGGGCGGACCGATTCCGGTCCAAACACCCTATATCAACACCATTTCTCCGGAACAGGAACCGCCGTTTCCCGGCGATGAACAAATGGAGTTGCGCATTCGCCGGATGATTCGGTGGAATGCCGTCGCCATGGTGGTTCGCGCCAACAACCTCAATCCAGGGATTGGCGGACATCTTTCGACCTATGCTTCATCGGCCAGCCTGTATGAAGTGGGATTCAATCACTTTTTCCGTGGCAAAGATGACGGTCAATCCGGCGATCAGGTGTTCTATCAAGGACACGCGGCACCCGGCATCTATGCGCGGGCTTTTCTTGAAGGCCGCTTGTCGGAAAGTCAGCTTGATCATTTCCGCCGTGAAGCGATTCCCGGCACCGGGCTTTCTTCTTATCCACACCCGCGCCTGATGCCTGAGTTTTGGGAATTCCCAACCGTTTCGATGGGCATCGGTCCACTCACTGCCATTTATCAAGCCCGGTTCAATCGCTATCTGCACGCCCGAGGACTCAAAGATACCTCCCAGAGCAAAGTGTGGGCGTTCCTGGGTGATGGTGAAATGGATGAACCCGAATCAACCGGCGCCTTGTCAGTTGCCGGACGTGAAAAACTCGACAACCTGATCTTTGTCGTCAACTGTAACCTGCAGCGCCTGGATGGGCCGGTTCGTGGCAATGGCAAGGTCATTCAGGAATTTGAATCCATCTTCCGCGGCGCGGGCTGGAATGTTATCAAGGTTATCTGGTCGCGCGATTGGGATCCGATCTGGGCAAAGGATGTAGACGGTCTCTTCCTGTCGCGCGCCCAGGCAATGTTGGACGGTGACTTCCAGAAACTTTCGGTTGAGTCCGGCGCCTATATCCGCCGCCACCTGTTCGGAATGGACGAACGCTTGCTCAAACTGGTCGAGCACCTGTCGGACGATCAGCTTGAAAAACTGCGCCGTGGCGGTCACGACTACAACAAACTGTATGCGGCCTACCAGGCGGCGGTGAATTACAAAGGTCGGCCAACCGTCATTTTGGCGAAGACAATTAAGGGCTGGACCCTGGGCGAAGGGCTTGAAGGTCGAAATGCCACCCACCAGATTAAGAAGATGAATGAAAAGGAATTGCAGATTTTCCGTGACTTGCTTGATCTGCCGATTCCAGACGCCAAATTGAAAGACGCGCCGTTCTACCATCCGGGACCGAAGAGTCCGGAAGTTCAGTACCTGCTTGACCGCCGACAACAACTTGGCGGGTGTGTTCCCAAACGTGTCGTCAGATCCAAACCGCTGAATCTGCCAAAGAAAATCGAATACACCGAGTTTCTCCAAAAGGTTGATCAGGAAGTTTCCACCACCATGACCTTTGTGCGGTTGCTGCGCAAATTGATTGATGATCCGGAAATCGGCAGACGGGTCGTGCTCATTATTCCTGATGAAGCCCGCACCTTTGGGATGGACTTTTTGTTCAAGAAAATCGGCATTTATGCGCCGTTTGGACAGCTTTATGATCCAGTTGATTCCAACCTGCTCTTCAGCTATCGCGAATTAAAAGACGGTCAGATTCTCGAAGAAGGGATCACCGAAGCTGGTTCAATGGCTTCGTTTACCGCTGCCGGGACCTGTTACTCAACCCACGGCGAGAACCTGATTCCGTTTTATATGTACTACTCAATGTTTGGTTTCCAGCGAACCGGCGACCAGTCGTGGGCGTTTGCCGATGCCCGTGGACGCGGCTTTCTCATCGGCGGAACATCAGGTCGGACGACACTCAACGGCGAAGGCTTGCAACACGAAGATGGTCACAGCCATATTCAGGCGTCAGTCATTCCAAACATTCTTTCTTATGATCCTGGATTTCACTTTGAGATCGCGGTGATTGTCCGTGAGGGATTGCGACGGATGATGGAAGCGCAGGAAGATGTCTTCTATTACATCACCGTCCACAACGAAAACTATGCCATGCCGGCCATGCCAGATCGCGAAGGGGTTGAGGAAGGCATTATTAAAGGGTTGTATCTGTTCCGCCCAAGCCCGGTTGAACGCACACATCGGGTTCAACTTCTTGGAAGCAGTTCGATCATCATGCAGGTCCTGCGAGCGCAGGAGATTCTGGCCGAAAAATATGATGTTGCGGCTGATGTCTGGTCAGCCACAAGTTATCAGCAATTGCGAATGGAGGCCCTCGAAGTTGATCGGTGGAACCTGCATCACCCCGAAGAACCCAAACGCAAGCCCTACGTCACCCAATTGCTTGAAAAAGCCTCTGGACCAATCGTCGCCGCCAGCGACTTTGTCAAAGCCTGGCCGGATATGATTGCCCCATGGGTGCCACAAGGATTTTCGGTGTTGGGAACCGACGGCTTTGGAATGAGCGATACCCGCGAAGTTCTGCGCCGTCACTTTGAAGTTGATGCTGAATCAATCGCCGCGTATGCACTGTATCAACTGGTTCGTCAGGGCAGCATTCCCGCCAGTGTCCTGGCCCAGGCCAAAAATGACCTCGGCATTACTGAAACAGACGAAAAAGGCATCGGCCACGGTGCCGACTAG